In the Limanda limanda chromosome 15, fLimLim1.1, whole genome shotgun sequence genome, ACATGCAGATATTTTTGCTGTGTGCATGACCAACAGtctgtctgcttcctcctcttcttcctctttatctCTGTATAGCTGTCCTCCAGACTggcagctgtttgtgttgtggggGAAGATGGCGCGCATAGGAGGTTTCCATAAGTTCCTCTATTACTCCATTATGTCAGTGGTCTGCTTCTTGCACCCTGTGTTGGTGTGGCACGCAATCATTCCAGGTAAAATGGAAacactgttattattatattatgctTATCACTAAGAGCCTTTCAGTCATTCagattagaaaaaaatatataatggtCACGATCTCAAATGCATGATACTAGGACCCTGTAACTGAAACAGAGAAATGGAATTCATTGAGCattcattttcttattttcaactGTGCTTTTACTCTGACATACCTTAATTAAGAGTCAACAGAAATATTGAGTCAACAAAAAATAGAAAGATATCTTCTGATTCCAGGGACCATGCTTCTGGTGACAGCTTTTTTCAACTTCATACtcagcaagaaaacaaaaaccaagTCCTACAAAAGGCCACAAGACCAGGGCCTGACCTCTGTCTGCGCCAGTGAGAGAGCAGGCTCGGACAGCACCGTCTCTTTCTTCCAAGTAGTGACAGGAAGGAGAGGTGGGGGGCTGGCCATCGCAAGCAGGGACCACGGCCTCGgcgtggaggagagaggagagagcgtGCACGCCATGCTGGAGCCGGAGCAGACGGCAGCGACCGGAGACCcagacagggagaggaggaggaggaaggagaggaggctgATAAGCTTCAGGGGCAGGGAGGAGCCTgtggagagggagatggaggagatggacgGCGGCTGTGAGCCAGAGCCAGACACCACCTCAGACACTGCACCTATGATTACTGACTGAACGTCCCTCTGTGCTCACAATAAGATCCTTACTGATATCACATGATGGGAAGCCTGTGCATTGGGCCCATTCTGACTGGTGCTACACTATGGCCGACTTTTATGTAGCTGAAAGTATATTAATAAATAGTGTGATCAGCCAAAATAAGACATTTGAGCatttaaatgtatcaaaatatGAAGATAAGATTAGAGGTTTTTGCCAAAAAATCTTCTTATATGTATGTTTTTTACTAAACAAAACATCTctttgtacaaaataaaatttgtatgtgtttcagattcaaatgtataaaatgaaaagaaattaaacaatttGTACCTACGTGTGCTCGCGGGTGGCTTGGAGTCGGACGATCTGTTGTGCAAATCCAGCATTGATTTAACAGCGAGACATTTACGGCCGGCAATCCAATCCAGTTAGTGCAGCATCCATTATTCATGAGGCAATAAATTAGATCAactgtttcatttcattcattcggGCATCAGAGAAAATCTGTGCAAATGTGACTGAGGCATTGGTGCTCGTGCAGGTGCAAGTGTCAGTCACGTTCAAGTCtcctcattgtgtgtttttgtcatgtGTGAGTGGTGACCATGGAGACGGAGCTCTGGGGAGGAGCGCCGGCGTGATTATGGTGATGAGAGAGGCGCATCAGATCACCCACGGGAGCTCTAACCATGGGCCACCAAAACACATGTAATGTGCCAGCACACCAGTATCATTCGAGCATTAATAACCGAGTGCATTGATGATATTAATCGGGTGAGTGAGTCAGACACAAGCTCCGTATATCACACAAAGGTGAGTAGGAtggtaaatatgtttttcttttgttctatCACAATCCTCCTTTGTACAGGTCACAAATCAATAGTTATGTGatgtcataa is a window encoding:
- the tmem72 gene encoding transmembrane protein 72, coding for MGNSESVWWIVVEIACRILGVSTATVLCAVGVETLHQGEFNSLGIYLLVSSVAIMVFEMAYFLDALLIMCLPCPPDWQLFVLWGKMARIGGFHKFLYYSIMSVVCFLHPVLVWHAIIPGTMLLVTAFFNFILSKKTKTKSYKRPQDQGLTSVCASERAGSDSTVSFFQVVTGRRGGGLAIASRDHGLGVEERGESVHAMLEPEQTAATGDPDRERRRRKERRLISFRGREEPVEREMEEMDGGCEPEPDTTSDTAPMITD